From a region of the Parabacteroides sp. FAFU027 genome:
- a CDS encoding efflux RND transporter periplasmic adaptor subunit gives MKKIFANKNLRYALFALGGLFLGWLFFHSPSHDHASPGISKTEKKKTIWTCSMHPQIRLDHPGKCPICGMDLIPLNDNSTPVDADAVQLTKDAAELADIATSVVSRQKPVKEVRLYGKVQPDERLQQSQVAHISGRIERLTVNYTGENISKGQVLAQVYSPELITAQQELLEAAKSKQSQPEIYQAAREKLHQWKLTDGQISAVERSGRVKESVAIVANSSGIVTAKRVNNGDYISQGGVLYDVANLSHVWVLFDAYESDLPFIKKGDKIDFTIQAMPETRFSGRISFIDPVIDPNTRVAKIRVEVPNPGGKLKPEMFATGIVSANLDRYQDKLVIPSSAVLWTGKRSIVFVKQKDAAQPAFKTREIEIGPRLGNSYIVVSGLEEGEEIVTQGTFNVDAAAQLEGKPSMMNEKAGNTSTGHVHGSMRQAKTADKHAGHEDMQMAQHALFTVYGNCETCKERIEKAAKSVKGVTSAVWDMKTRKIHVNFDSNKTNVESIQKAIAKVGHDTDKFKADNKTYNNLPGCCKYRK, from the coding sequence ATGAAAAAGATATTTGCCAATAAAAACCTCCGATACGCCCTCTTTGCGCTCGGCGGATTATTCCTGGGATGGTTATTCTTCCACTCTCCTTCTCATGATCATGCCTCACCGGGCATTTCCAAAACAGAAAAGAAGAAAACCATCTGGACCTGCTCCATGCACCCCCAGATACGCCTGGACCACCCGGGCAAATGCCCCATCTGCGGAATGGATCTCATTCCCCTGAATGACAACAGTACGCCGGTCGATGCCGATGCTGTGCAGTTGACCAAAGATGCAGCCGAACTGGCCGATATCGCCACCTCTGTCGTCTCCCGCCAAAAGCCGGTGAAAGAGGTTCGCCTTTACGGCAAGGTACAGCCCGACGAACGCCTGCAACAAAGTCAGGTAGCGCACATCTCCGGTCGTATCGAGCGATTGACGGTCAATTATACCGGCGAGAATATCAGTAAAGGGCAAGTGCTGGCACAAGTCTATTCGCCCGAACTCATCACGGCCCAGCAGGAACTGCTCGAAGCGGCCAAAAGCAAGCAATCCCAGCCCGAAATCTATCAGGCTGCACGCGAAAAGCTTCACCAGTGGAAGCTTACCGATGGGCAGATTTCGGCAGTGGAACGCAGCGGCCGGGTGAAGGAGAGCGTGGCTATTGTGGCTAATTCGTCCGGCATTGTCACGGCCAAGCGGGTAAACAACGGCGATTACATTTCGCAGGGCGGTGTGCTCTACGACGTGGCCAACCTGTCGCATGTGTGGGTTTTGTTTGATGCCTACGAGAGTGATTTGCCTTTTATCAAAAAAGGAGACAAGATTGACTTCACCATACAGGCCATGCCTGAAACCCGTTTTTCCGGACGCATATCCTTTATCGACCCGGTCATTGACCCGAATACCCGCGTGGCGAAGATTCGTGTCGAAGTTCCCAATCCGGGCGGTAAGCTCAAGCCCGAAATGTTTGCCACAGGTATAGTGAGCGCCAATCTTGACCGTTATCAGGACAAACTGGTCATTCCCTCCTCGGCTGTATTGTGGACCGGCAAACGCTCCATCGTTTTCGTCAAACAGAAAGATGCTGCACAACCGGCCTTCAAGACCCGCGAGATTGAGATTGGCCCACGCCTCGGCAACAGCTACATCGTGGTTTCGGGATTGGAGGAAGGCGAGGAAATCGTCACCCAGGGCACTTTCAATGTGGATGCCGCAGCGCAGCTCGAAGGGAAACCCAGCATGATGAATGAAAAGGCAGGCAATACATCAACCGGACATGTACACGGCAGTATGCGACAAGCGAAAACGGCGGACAAACATGCCGGTCATGAAGATATGCAAATGGCGCAACATGCCCTGTTTACGGTGTATGGAAATTGTGAAACCTGCAAAGAGCGTATTGAAAAAGCTGCAAAATCGGTCAAAGGAGTCACCTCTGCCGTCTGGGATATGAAGACCAGAAAGATTCATGTGAATTTCGACAGCAACAAA